One region of Phoenix dactylifera cultivar Barhee BC4 unplaced genomic scaffold, palm_55x_up_171113_PBpolish2nd_filt_p 000294F, whole genome shotgun sequence genomic DNA includes:
- the LOC120105477 gene encoding cyclin-dependent kinase inhibitor 1-like, which produces MRKCRGVGGEVGVMEVSQVVGMRTRSRTLALASASAAAAAAAAEKERAGSKRRKAAEPAGVQNSYLQLRSRSLVMTPRIARTPANPGGPRARGPSPASSDRLSRCSSNASSEVVSVEGRRRRLRSGDREGDDDLETSPCYFERSRERKETPPPSELRGESCNLESTAGKRKSRRSATVEAAAIATVEAAEIEVFFAAAERAASENLQIFGVKYNYDVSNDVPLDGRYEWHRVKP; this is translated from the exons ATGAGGAAGTGCAGAGGGGTCGGGGGGGAAGTCGGGGTGATGGAAGTGTCCCAGGTGGTTGGGATGAGAACGAGGTCCCGGACCTTGGCCCTCGCCTCCGCatctgcggcggcggcggcggcggcggcggaaaaGGAGAGAGCGGGGTCGAAGCGGAGGAAGGCGGCGGAACCTGCCGGGGTCCAGAATTCTTACCTCCAGCTCCGGAGCCGGAGCCTCGTCATGACCCCCCGGATCGCGAGGACACCGGCGAATCCCGGCGGCCCGCGGGCTCGGGGCCCTAGCCCAGCCTCTTCCGACCGCCTCTCCCGCTGTTCCAGCAACGCCTCCAGTGAGGTCGTGTCCGTCGAGGGCCGCCGGCGGCGCCTTCGATCCGGCGATCGGGAG GGTGACGACGATTTGGAGACGTCGCCATGTTATTTCGAGCGCAGCAGAGAGAG GAAGGAGACGCCGCCGCCGAGCGAGCTGCGAGGGGAATCGTGCAACCTGGAATCAACGGCGGGGAAGAGAAAATCAAGGAGATCGGCGACGGTGGAGGCGGCGGCTATAGCGACGGTGGAGGCGGCGGAAATCGAGGTGTTTTTCGCGGCCGCGGAGAGAGCCGCCTCCGAGAATCTCCAAATCTTCGGCGTCAA GTACAACTACGACGTCTCCAACGACGTTCCATTGGACGGCCGGTACGAGTGGCATCGAGTAAAGCCATGA